The genome window ATTGCGCGCCGTTCATCCTAATATGCATGCATGTTGGGAAACCTCAGCCATACCCGCGTCCTGCGCTTCGCCGGCCTGTTCACCTGGGCGATGATCGCCATGCCGCTGGTCTACACCTACTGGATCCCGGAAGAGGGCGTGAACCGGCGTGGCGGCTGGGAGGCGGCGATGATGTCCGGCTTCTTCATCGCCTTCGGCGGCAGCTACTACTGGCTGACCCGCGGGCTCGGTAGTGGCGGCCATGCGCATTGGTACGATCGCCTGATCCTGCTGCTGTTGACCGTCTGCGCGCTGGCGGTCAGCTATCTGACAGGAAGCGGGCTGGGCAGCATCCTGATGATGGTGGCGGCGGGGGTGATCCCGTGGCTGCTGCCGGTGCGGATCGGCGTGCTGTGGCTGGTGCTCAGCCAGTTGGCGGTGCTGCCGGTCTACTATCTGTTGGTCGGCTTTCCGATGTTCGACGCGCTGATGCAGTCGCTGCTGTACGGCGGCTTCTCCATGTTCATCTTCGTCACCAGCCTGGTCGCACGGCAGCAGGCCCAGGCCCGCGAGGAGCAGCGCCAACTCAATGCCGAGCTGCGCGCCACCCGCGCGCTGCTGGCCGAAAGCGCCCGGGTCAACGAGCGCACCCGCATCTCGCGCGAACTGCACGACCTGCTCGGCCACCACCTGACCGCGCTGAGCCTGAATCTGGAAGTGGCCGGCCACATCACCGAGGGTCGCGCGCAGGAGCATGTGCACCAGGCGCATACACTGGCCAAGCTGCTGCTGACCGACGTGCGCGAGGCGGTCAGCCATCTGCGCGACAGCGGCGCGATCGACCTGGCCGCGGCGTTGCGGCCGCTGGTCGAGCGGGTGCCGTCGCTGCGGATCCACCTGCAGGTGGACGCGCCGTTGACCGTCGAGGATCCGGAGCGCGCGCATGTCTTGCTGCGCTGCACCCAGGAAATCATCACCAATACGGTGCGCCATGCGCAGGCCGACAACCTGTGGATCCAGGTGCGCCGCGAGGGTCCGCTGGTGCTGATCCAGGCCCGCGACGATGGTCGCGGCTGCGAGACCCTGCTGACCGGCAACGGCCTGCGCGGCATGCGCGAGCGGCTGAGTCAGTATGGTGGCAGCCTGGAGATCGATGCGCCGCAGGGCACGGGCTTTCGCCTGCGCGTCGCGGTCCCGAGCGCGGCCGCGTTGCTGCCGCCTGCCGTTTCACAAGGAGTGCTGTGATGATCCGTGTCTGCCTGGTCGACGACCAAACACTGGTGCGGCAGGGGATCCGCTCGCTGCTGGCGTTGGACGGCGGGATCGAGGTGATCGCCGAGGCCAACGACGGCCGCCAGGCGGTGGAGCTGATCCCGCAGGTGAAGCCGGACGTGGTGCTGATGGACATGCGCATGCCGGCGATGTCCGGGCTGGAGGCGCTGCAGATGCTGTCGCGCAACGGCACGCTGCCGCCGACCATCATTCTGACAACCTTCGACGACGACCAACTGGTGCTGGCCGGACTCAAAGCCGGGGCCAAGGGCTATCTGCTCAAGGATGTGTCGCTGGAACAGCTGGTCGGGGCGATCCGTGCGGTCGCCGCTGGCGGTTCGCTGGTGCAGCCGGCGGTGACCCAGCGCCTGCTGTCGGGCCTGGAGCATATGCGCAACGACTTCGTCAGCCTGGACCGGCCCGACCCGCTGACCGACCGCGAGACCGAGATCCTGCGGCTGATGGCCAGCGGCTTCTCCAACAAGGAGATCGCCAACTCGCTGGGCGTGGCCGAGGGCACGATCAAGAACCACGTGTCCAACATCCTGTCCAAGCTTGGGGTACGCGACCGCACCCGTGCGGTACTGAAGGCGTTCGAGCTGCAGTTGGTCTGACGCGACAGGATGCCCGGCCCTGCGCAGCGCGCCGGGCGTTCGCGGGCGCGCGAGCCAGTGGCGCGCAAGCGGCGCCCGCTCACCCTATCCAAGCTCGGGGTACGCGACCGCACCCGTGCGGTACTGAAGGCGTTCGAACTGCAGTTGGTCTGGGGCAGCTGTCTTCAGCCGCGACGAGCGGAGTGGTGAATGTTCCGAACTGGCATGCAGTCGGGACTGAACCCCCTCTCACAAGAGGTCTCGCCGCTCCAAGGCGCCGGTGGAATTGTTGTGGGAGCGGCTTCAGCCGCGACGAACGCGGCGGCAGGCCTGCCGAACCCTCAGTCGTGCTGGGCCGATGCCACAGCCCCGCCTCGCTCCGGACTCAGTGGTCTGCCCGCCTGTACCGCCGGCGGTCCCCGCGCGCAGCCGCAAACGCCCGACCAGGTCTGGCTTGCCTGCGGCCGCACGGCGGCGCTGCCTGCCTGTCCGCCACTGCCCGGTTGATAATGGTCTGGTCGCCCGTACAGCACGCATGGCGGCGCTGTGCACGGCGCATTCGCAGGGTTTTCGCCACTATGCCGAATTCCGCGTCGTCATGTGCTGACCACGAGCCGCGAAGCCTGCTAGGATGGGCGCTTCGCTTCATTAACCCGGCCGTGGGATCGGCCCCGGAGACCTTCTGAATGACCCGTATTATCGAATTCCTGATCGCGCTGGGGATCGTAGCTGGCCTGTTTGTCATCGTTGGCCTGGTGCTGCCTTCGGAACGTCACATGTCCGAGAGCGTCGAAACCAATCGGCGCATGACCATCGTCTATGACACGGTGAACAGCCTGCGTCGGTTCAAGGACTGGAATCCTCTGGTGCTGCGCGACCCGCGTATCCAGCTGAAGCTTTCCGGTCCCGAAGCCGGCGTCGGCGCCCGCCTCGACTACGCCTCCAACGAGGGCTACATCGGCAAGGGCAGCTGGACCATTACCTCGACCGAGCAGAACAAGCAGGTTGTCGTCGGCATCGAAGACGAGAGCAAGGGCCGCGACAAGACCACGTCGTTCAAGCTCGAGCCGACCGGCAAGAGCGGCCGCAACGTCAAGATCACCCAGGACTACACGGTCAAGTACGGTTGGGACCTGCTCGGTCGCTATGCCGGCCTGTACGTGAGCCGCCATGTCGGCGACGACATCAAGCTGGGCCTGTCGCGGCTGAGCAACGTGCTGGCCACCGTGCCGAACGTCGACTACCGCGCCGAGGAAACTCCGTTGAAGGACCTGAAGGTCGTCGACGTTCCGGCCGAAGATCTGCTGGTGGTCAACGCCGGCAACATCGACCGCGACAACGAGGCCATCAAGAAGTCCATCAAGGACAATCAGGAGTGGATCAAGCGGGTGATGGACGCCAACGGCCTGGAAGCGGCCGGTCCGCTGCGCATCGTCACCACCGACTTCGGTTCCGACAAGTACGCCTTCGACGTGACCCAGCCGGTACGCAAACGTGCCGGTGGCGCGCCGAAGCCGGACGCGGCGGCCAAGCCGGAAGAGAAGAAGGGCGACAAGAAGGACGACGCTGCGGCCGCTCCGGTCGATGCCACCCCGGTCGCCGCCAGCGGCGAGCCGCTGAAGCTGACCATCCCGCAGGGCGCGCCGGTCACCTATCTGCGTACCCAGGCGCACCGTTCCGCGTTCGCCAGCTACACCGGACATATGGCGGGCCTGGATGCGGCACGCAATGCAGTCCGCGCCTGGGCCGCCACCAGCGGCTACGACGTGACCGACCGTCCGTACGAAGCCTGGAAGGGCGGCGTGGACAAGTCGTTCACGCCGGAAGGCACGTACGACATCTACTGGGCGATCAAGTAAGCCTCGCCTGCATGGATGAGTGACACGAAACGCGCCGCTGCTTGCGGCGCGTTTCGTTTATGGGGCCGCAACGGAGCATCGTCATGCTGAATCTCGATCGGCGTTCGCGCAAACGCTCCTGGCTGGCCTGCGCGGGCGGCCTGTTGGCGGCCACCGCGATCGGCCTGTCCGCCTATGCCTCGCACGGCGTGAGCGAGCCGCTGGCGCAATCGCATCTGCAGACCGCGGCGTTGTATGCCTTCGGCCACGGGCTGGCGCTGGCGGCACTGGCCCGACGCAGCGAACGCCTGCTCGCGCGCGCTGCGCTGGCCCTGCTGCTGCTCGGCACGCTGCTGTTTTCCGGCAGCCTGGCCGGCAACGCGCTGGCGCAATGGCCGACACGGCTGGCCCCGGTCGGCGGCACCACGCTGATGCTGGGCTGGCTGCTGTACGCGCTGGACGCGCTGAGGCGTTGAGATGCCCCGTTACTCGCGCGGATTCGACACCCAGGCCGCCTACGACCACCTGAGCCGGCGCGACCGCAAGCTCGGCGCGTGGATGCGCCGGATCGGCCCGATCGCGCCGCAACCGGGCTGGGCCAGGCCGTTCGATCCGGTCGATGCGCTGGCGCGCGCGATCCTGTTCCAGCAACTCAGCGGCAAGGCCGCGGCGACCATCGTCGGCCGCGTCGAGGCGGCGATCGGCAGCACCCGGCTGCATGCCGACACCCTGGCGCGGATCGACGATCCCGACCTGCGTGCCTGCGGCGTGTCCGCCGACGAGGCGCTGGCGCTGCGCGATCTGGCGCTACGCGAGGCGGCCGGCGAGATTCCCTCGTTACGCAACCTCGCCTTCATGGACGACGAGGCGATCGTGCAGGCGCTGCTGCCGGTCCGCGGCATCGGCCGCTGGACGGTGGAGATGATGTTGCTGTTCCGCCTCGGCCGCCCCGATTTGCTGCCGGTGGACGACCTGGGCGTGCGCAAGGGCGTGCAGCGGGTTGACCAGCTGCAGCGGATCCCCGCGCCGCAGTCGCTGGCCGAGCGCGGCGAGCGTTGGGGGCCGTATCGCAGCTATGCCAGCTTCTACCTGTGGAAGATCGCCGATGTCAGCGACGCCGCCAAGCCGCCCACGCCGCGTTCGCAGGCATAGAGCGCGCAGCGGCAGCATGATGCTCCTCTGTAGGAGCAACAGCCGCGACGAGCGAAGTGGTGAATTTTCCGAAGCGGCATGCCGTCGGGACTGAAGTCCCTCCCACAAGAGGCCTCGTCGCTCCCCGCCGGCGGTGGCGCCCCTGTGGGAGCGACTTCAGTCGCGACGAGCGCAGCGGCGGGCCTTCCGGCTTCGGAGGTTGTCGCGGCTGAAGCCGCTCCTACAGTGCACCCAGCAGGCGATCCGCAGGCGGTGTAGGAGCGGCTTCAGCCGCGACGCTTTACCGGTAACGCATCGCGTCGATGGCCCGACGCCAGCCAGCGCCACTTCTGTCCGAAGCTGCCGGTCGCCAACGGGTCGCAGCACTTCGTACTAGTCCAGGAACACCTGCCGCACCGTGGCGCGCGCCGCGTCCAGCGAGAAGTGCGTGGCGATGTTGCGCAGGCCGTTGCCGGCCAGCGTGTTCCACAGCGCCTCGTCGGTGTACAGCTGCGCCAGCGCGGCGACGAACTGCGGCGCGGTCTCGGCGATCAGCACGTCCTCGCCATGGTGCAGGTGCATGCCTTCCACCGCGCACGGCGTGGCCACCACCGGTTGCCCGTGCGCCATGCTCAGGTTGACCTTGCCCTTGACCCCGGCGCCGAAGCGCAACGGCGCCACCGCGATGCGGATCTCGTCCATGTAGGCGACGATGTCCGGCACGTAGCCAAGCAAGTCCACGCCGGGCGTGGCGGCGCCGAGACGGCGGATGTCGTCGGGCATGTCGGCGCCGATGCAGTGGAAGCGCAGCTCCGGCAGCAGTGCGCGCAGCGGCGGGAACACTTCCTGCAGGAACCAGCGCACCGCATCCACGTTGGGCGCATGGCGGAAGCCACCGACGAATACCAGATCGCGGCGCTGCGCCCACGGCAGGCCCGGTCCGGCCACTTCGTGCAGATTGGAAATCAGCGCGGTGCGCACCTGTGGCGCTTCGCGCTGCAACTGCTCGCGTTCGACCCCGCTGACCAGCACGGTGATATCGACCTCGGCCATCACCTCCAGCTCGCGCGCGCGGGTGCGTTCGGCCTCGCGCAGCAGCCGTGCGTCGCCGGCCAGCTCGGCGCCGCGGCGCTCGCGCAGATAGTGCAGGTCCACGGTATCGAACAGCCGCCGCGCCTGCGGCGCGAAGCGGCGCAGCAGCGGCAGGCAGGCGTGGGCGACGTGGTGGCGCACCAGCAGCACCGCGTGGAAGCGCGCGCCGTGCTGCTGCAGGAACCCGCTCACGCTCTTCAGGTACGGCGCATACCACACCTCCACGCCGAGCCGCTGCAGCGTCTCGCTGTGGCGGCTGGCGTATTCGCGGCCGCTGGGCACGAACACCACGTGCGCGCCTTCCTGCAGCAGCAGGCGGATCAGGTTGAACTGGCGCAGCGAGGCCGAGTCGCGGTCCGGCTGCGGCAGCGCCTCGTCGAGGATCAGCACCTGGCGCTGCTGCCGGTGCAGCTGCGCCGGGGTCGGTGTGGTTCCCGGCGGCAATTGCCGCGCCAGTACATCGGCCCATTTGGCCGCGAACACGCCGCGGTTGCGCACCTGGTAGGCCTTGATCCCGCTGTCGGTATCGGTGCCGTTGCTGGTGCCCTCGTCGTGCACCACCTGGCTCGCCGGTTGCAGCAGGGTGCGCAGTCCGGCCTGGCGCACGGCGAAGGCGAGATCGGTGTCTTCGTAGTAGGCCGGCATGTAGCGCGTGTCGAAACCGCCCAGCGCCAGGAAGCGTTCGCGCTCGATCGCCAGCGCCGCGCCGGCGCCGTAGTCGATGTCGCGCAGGTAGGCGTAGCGCGGATCGTCCGGCGATTCGAAGCGGCCGTAGCTCCAGGCGCTGCCGTCGGCGAAGACCACGCCGCCGGCTTCCTGCAGGCGCCCGTCCGGGTACAGCAGTTGCGCGGTGACCAGGCCGGCCTGCGGCACCTGCGCGAAGGTGTCCAGCAGCGCATCCAGCCAGCCCGGTTGCGGCACCGTGTCGTTGTTGAGGAACACCAGATAGCGCGCGCACGCGCGCGCTGCGCCATCGTTGCAGCTGGCGATGAAGCCGCCGTTGTGGCTGCGCACGTGGTAATGCAGGCCCTGGATCTGCGGCAGCCACTGTAGGGTCTCGTCGCTGCTGCCGTCGTCGATCACCAGGATCTCGCAGGCCGCCGCGGGTGGGTGCGCGGCCAACGCGCGCAGGCAGGCGAGGGTATGCGCAACGTGGTTGTAGACCGGGATCACGATGCTCGCCAGCGGCGCGTCGCTGGCCGGCACCGCGAAGGCGGCGAACGGCTGCGGCGCGACCGCGAACAGCGTGCGGCGCGGCGGCGGCAGCGGCTGCGCATGTACCCGCAGCCGCTGCCAGGTGCTGCGCCAGCCGCGCGCGCGCAGGCTGGCCAGGCCGCGCCGCAGCAGGCCGGCAAAACGGTTCAGGGCGTAGCGCAGGTTCGCCCAGGACATCGACATCCGTTGCAACTCCAGCTTAAACAAAGGGACCCCTGCGCCGCGCTGCCTGCTGGCCTGCGCTAGACTCGCCGGAATTTACATTCTCGCATCCCCGTGCCACGACGCTACGACGACAACGACACCGACGATCAGGCCACCGACGATCTCGACAGCGGCGCCTCGCCCTGGCGCCGGCGCCTGCTCACCTGGGGCCTGGCCGCCACCGCGCTGGGCCTGGGCTTCCTGATCCCGTACACGGTTTATCTGAACAAGCAGGTGACGCAGCGCTTCGGCGAACTGCGCTGGCAGATCCCGACCCGGGTCTACGCCCGCCCGCTGGGGCTGGCGGCGGACACGGCGATGGACGCGCAGACGCTGAAGACCGAGCTGGACGCGGCCAGCTACCGCGAGGATGCCGGCGCGCAGCGTCCCGGCACCTATCAGCAGGACGGCAGCCGCTTCGTCATCGCCAGCCGCGGCTATAACGACGTGGATGGCCGGGTCGCGCCCAGGCGGGTGGAAGTGAGCCTGTCCAGCGGCCGCGTGGCGGCGCTGCGCGATGCGCAGACGCGCAAGTCGCTGACGGCCGCGCGGCTGGATCCGGCGCGTATCGCCACCTTGTACGGGCAGAAACAGGAAGAGCGGCGGCTGGTGCGGGTGGACGAAGTGCCCGAGCTGCTGGTCACCGGCCTGCAGGCGGTGGAAGACCGCGACTTCAATTATCACCACGGCGTCGATCTCAGCGGCATGCTGCGCGCGGCGTGGGTGATGGTGCGCTCCGGCGGCAAGAGCCGGCAGGGCGCCAGC of Xanthomonas translucens pv. cerealis contains these proteins:
- a CDS encoding sensor histidine kinase gives rise to the protein MLGNLSHTRVLRFAGLFTWAMIAMPLVYTYWIPEEGVNRRGGWEAAMMSGFFIAFGGSYYWLTRGLGSGGHAHWYDRLILLLLTVCALAVSYLTGSGLGSILMMVAAGVIPWLLPVRIGVLWLVLSQLAVLPVYYLLVGFPMFDALMQSLLYGGFSMFIFVTSLVARQQAQAREEQRQLNAELRATRALLAESARVNERTRISRELHDLLGHHLTALSLNLEVAGHITEGRAQEHVHQAHTLAKLLLTDVREAVSHLRDSGAIDLAAALRPLVERVPSLRIHLQVDAPLTVEDPERAHVLLRCTQEIITNTVRHAQADNLWIQVRREGPLVLIQARDDGRGCETLLTGNGLRGMRERLSQYGGSLEIDAPQGTGFRLRVAVPSAAALLPPAVSQGVL
- a CDS encoding response regulator gives rise to the protein MIRVCLVDDQTLVRQGIRSLLALDGGIEVIAEANDGRQAVELIPQVKPDVVLMDMRMPAMSGLEALQMLSRNGTLPPTIILTTFDDDQLVLAGLKAGAKGYLLKDVSLEQLVGAIRAVAAGGSLVQPAVTQRLLSGLEHMRNDFVSLDRPDPLTDRETEILRLMASGFSNKEIANSLGVAEGTIKNHVSNILSKLGVRDRTRAVLKAFELQLV
- a CDS encoding polyketide cyclase produces the protein MTRIIEFLIALGIVAGLFVIVGLVLPSERHMSESVETNRRMTIVYDTVNSLRRFKDWNPLVLRDPRIQLKLSGPEAGVGARLDYASNEGYIGKGSWTITSTEQNKQVVVGIEDESKGRDKTTSFKLEPTGKSGRNVKITQDYTVKYGWDLLGRYAGLYVSRHVGDDIKLGLSRLSNVLATVPNVDYRAEETPLKDLKVVDVPAEDLLVVNAGNIDRDNEAIKKSIKDNQEWIKRVMDANGLEAAGPLRIVTTDFGSDKYAFDVTQPVRKRAGGAPKPDAAAKPEEKKGDKKDDAAAAPVDATPVAASGEPLKLTIPQGAPVTYLRTQAHRSAFASYTGHMAGLDAARNAVRAWAATSGYDVTDRPYEAWKGGVDKSFTPEGTYDIYWAIK
- a CDS encoding DUF423 domain-containing protein, whose translation is MLNLDRRSRKRSWLACAGGLLAATAIGLSAYASHGVSEPLAQSHLQTAALYAFGHGLALAALARRSERLLARAALALLLLGTLLFSGSLAGNALAQWPTRLAPVGGTTLMLGWLLYALDALRR
- a CDS encoding DNA-3-methyladenine glycosylase family protein; the protein is MPRYSRGFDTQAAYDHLSRRDRKLGAWMRRIGPIAPQPGWARPFDPVDALARAILFQQLSGKAAATIVGRVEAAIGSTRLHADTLARIDDPDLRACGVSADEALALRDLALREAAGEIPSLRNLAFMDDEAIVQALLPVRGIGRWTVEMMLLFRLGRPDLLPVDDLGVRKGVQRVDQLQRIPAPQSLAERGERWGPYRSYASFYLWKIADVSDAAKPPTPRSQA
- a CDS encoding glycosyltransferase translates to MSMSWANLRYALNRFAGLLRRGLASLRARGWRSTWQRLRVHAQPLPPPRRTLFAVAPQPFAAFAVPASDAPLASIVIPVYNHVAHTLACLRALAAHPPAAACEILVIDDGSSDETLQWLPQIQGLHYHVRSHNGGFIASCNDGAARACARYLVFLNNDTVPQPGWLDALLDTFAQVPQAGLVTAQLLYPDGRLQEAGGVVFADGSAWSYGRFESPDDPRYAYLRDIDYGAGAALAIERERFLALGGFDTRYMPAYYEDTDLAFAVRQAGLRTLLQPASQVVHDEGTSNGTDTDSGIKAYQVRNRGVFAAKWADVLARQLPPGTTPTPAQLHRQQRQVLILDEALPQPDRDSASLRQFNLIRLLLQEGAHVVFVPSGREYASRHSETLQRLGVEVWYAPYLKSVSGFLQQHGARFHAVLLVRHHVAHACLPLLRRFAPQARRLFDTVDLHYLRERRGAELAGDARLLREAERTRARELEVMAEVDITVLVSGVEREQLQREAPQVRTALISNLHEVAGPGLPWAQRRDLVFVGGFRHAPNVDAVRWFLQEVFPPLRALLPELRFHCIGADMPDDIRRLGAATPGVDLLGYVPDIVAYMDEIRIAVAPLRFGAGVKGKVNLSMAHGQPVVATPCAVEGMHLHHGEDVLIAETAPQFVAALAQLYTDEALWNTLAGNGLRNIATHFSLDAARATVRQVFLD